The sequence below is a genomic window from Actinomycetota bacterium.
GGGAGCGCGGACTCTACGCCCAGAGCAAGATGGCCGACCGGTTCCTGCGCATCCTCGCCGCTCACCCCGAGCTTATCGCCGAGACCGGCTTCGTGGCCGCCGAAGGTCGCGGCCCCTACGGTCGGAAGCCGAAGGCTGGAGAGTAGAACAGCGGAGGCGACCGACCGCCCGCCACGCCTCTTGCACTAAAACAGGCACCATGCTAGATTTCGCCTGCGAGCCCCTCTCGCACCAAGAGAGGGGACTGGTGTGTCCGGCGGTAGCCCACACGAAAAGCAAGTCTCTCACTACGACCTGGAACAGGTTCGACGGGCGTTCCGAGATGGCGACTTCGTGGTGACCGCGCGAGTAAGAAGCCATCTCACCGATGTCGGCTGGAATCTGGATACGGTTCGAACGACGGCCTGTGGTCTTCGCGAGTGTGACCTGCACAAGTCCCAGGCGCATCGCGAGCGTCCCGGCGTCTGGCTGGACATCTACCGGCCGTGGCACGCGGGTGAGCGACTCTACGTGAAGCTCACGCCTCGCCAGCGGGGCAGCGGGTTCGTTGTTCTCTCGTTCTGCCGCGACGGAGAGAATCACTGAGGAGGTCTTGGCGATGTGTCCGCAGGAGTACGACATCTGTCCTGTGTGCGGAGCACGCGGTCTTGAAGTCACGAATCGCCCGCTGGACGCCGGCACCGGTAGTCGCTCGACAGTCATCGAGCCGG
It includes:
- a CDS encoding type II toxin-antitoxin system MqsR family toxin; this encodes MSGGSPHEKQVSHYDLEQVRRAFRDGDFVVTARVRSHLTDVGWNLDTVRTTACGLRECDLHKSQAHRERPGVWLDIYRPWHAGERLYVKLTPRQRGSGFVVLSFCRDGENH